Within Flavobacterium pisciphilum, the genomic segment AGCGAACAGCAGGAAGTTTACTTACTAAAACAAACAAATCACTCGCTTCAAGAAAAAAAACCTTGTATAATACCAATAAGTTTAGGTAAATTTGCACTTTATTTTTAGAAAGTGCAAAAAGAAATTATTGTTATTATTGGTGGCCCAGGTACGGGAAAGTCTACAATTATTGATGGTTTAGTAGCCGATGGATATTGCTGTTATCCCGAAATTTCTAGACAAGTAACCCTTGAGGCTCAAAAAGAAGGAATCGAACAACTGTTTCTTGAAAAGCCCTTGTTATTTAGTCAAAAACTATTAGAAGGACGGATAAAACAATTCGAAAACGCTCAAAAAGAGCCTGCTGAAGTAGTATTTATTGACCGAGGAATTCCTGATGTTGTAGCTTATATGGACTATATAGGAGACAATTACCCTGAGCACTTTAAAGAAGCTTGTGAGGTTTGCAAATATTCTAAAATTTTTCTGCTTCCACCTTGGGAAGAAATCTACAAGAGTGACGGTGAACGTTACGAAAATTTTGAGCAAGCAGAAACCATATACAACCATTTAGTAGAAACGTATAAAAAATACGACTATGAACTAATTGAAGTTCCAAAAGACACTGTGACTAACCGAATTCTTTATATCTTAGATAAAATTTAGTCGGAGTTTTTAAGGTTGGTAAAACTAGAAACTGTTTTCTAAATTGTTAACTTTAATCCTGACAAATGCAAGAAGCATTAGCCATTCTTCAAAAATACTGGAAACACGATAGTTTCCGACCTTTACAAAACGAAATCATTGATTCGGTTTTAAATGGTCAAGATACTTTTGCTTTATTGCCAACTGGTGGTGGGAAATCGATTTGTTTTCAAGTACCATCAATGATGAAGGAGGGAATTTGCCTTGTAATTTCTCCTTTGGTTGCCTTAATGAAAGATCAGGTTGCCAATTTGCAAAAACGCGATATTAAAGCAATTGCCCTTACTGGTGGAATTCATACTGAAGAAATCATAAATCTTCTAGACAATTGCCAGTTTGGAAATTATAAATTTTTATACCTATCTCCTGAACGACTTCAATCGGACTGGATTCTTGACCGCGTAAAAAACTTACCTATAAATTTTATTGCCATAGATGAGGCGCATTGTGTATCGCAATGGGGACATGACTTTCGTCCTGCTTATCTTAAAATTTCAGAACTAAAGAAATTTTTTCCTAAGATTCCTTTTCTTGCATTGACTGCTACAGCAACTCCAAGAGTTATTGAAGACATCAAAACCGAATTGGGATTAAAAGACACTAAATTTTTCCAACAATCATTTGCCCGAGAAAACATTGCTTACATGGTCTTTGAAGTCGAAGACAAACTATACAGAACTGAACAGATTTTGAGAAAAAATCCGCAACCTTCTATTATATATGTACGCAATCGAAAATCTTGTTTAACAATTTCAGCTCAATTAGAATCTTTAGGTTTTAAAGCTACCTATTATCACGGTGGTCTTTCGACTAAAGAAAAAGATAAAAACATGCAATTGTGGATGAGTGAAAACGCTCAAGTTATTGTTGCTACAAATGCGTTTGGAATGGGAATTGACAAACCGAACGTAAAAACTGTAATTCACACTCAATTACCTGAGAATATAGAAAATTACTATCAGGAATCTGGTCGCGCAGGACGTAATGGTGAAAAATCTTTTTCTATTCTGCTCACTAGCGCATCTGATACTGCTAATGCTGAAAATCAGTTTATACAAACTTTGGCCGACAAAAATTTTTTGAAGACCATGTATGTCAAACTTTGCAATTATTTCCAGATTGCCTACGGCGAAGGAATCGATGAGGAGTTCTCTTTTAACCTGAATCGCTTTTGTCATAAATACGACTTCCCTACTTTAAAAACATACAACGCATTACAATTTTTAGACAGGCAAGCCATCATTACTTTATCTCAAGGCTTTTCGGAAAAAATCACCATGCAATTCCTGATTGAAACTAAAGAAGTTATTCGATATGTAAGTCTAAATCCAAATGATGAGGAAATCATTCTTGCTATTTTACGTACTTATCCAGGAATTTACGAGATGAAGACCCCATTCAACCTTCAACTCATTGCAAAAAAATCAAGTAGTACAGAAGCACAAGTTCATGCTGTTTTACAAAAACTAAAAGAAAAAGAGATTATTGAGTATAATAGTAAGAACAATGATGCCTCAATATTATTTAACGAAATTCGTGAAGACGACCTCACAATTAATAGAGTTTCAAAGTATCTAGAAAAACAAAACAATCTAAAGAAAGACCAATTGAAATCGGTTTTGGATTATGTAAATGAAAAGGGCACATGCAAAAGCAAGCTGATTCTAGATTATTTTGGAGAAAAAATAACTACTGACTGTGGTATTTGTTCGTATTGTATTACCAAGAAAGTCAAAAAACCGAACAACTCTATCGCACAAGACATTCTAGATTTATTAAAAACTGAAGAACTAAGCTCTAGAGATATTCAGACACGAACTAATAATACTGCTGATGATGTCGTTCATGCACTACAGGAGTTACTAGAAGATAATTACATTATAATAAAACCGAATAATAAATACACTTTAAAATCATAATGGAAAAATTAAGAATCATATTTATGGGGACTCCCGAATTTGCAGTTGGAATTCTGGATACTATAATAAAGAACAATTATAATGTTGTAGGTGTTATTACTGCAGCAGACAAACCCGCTGGTCGTGGTCAAAAAATAAAATATTCGGCTGTAAAGGAATATGCATTGGCTAATAGTCTTCCTTTATTACAACCAACCAATTTAAAAGACGAAGCTTTTTTAGCTGAATTGAAAACCTTGAATGCCAATTTACAAATTGTAGTGGCTTTTAGAATGCTACCTAAAGTGGTATGGGAAATGCCATCCCTAGGAACTTTTAATCTTCATGCTTCTCTACTTCCTAATTACCGTGGTGCAGCACCAATTAACTGGGCTATAATAAATGGAGAAACCAAAACGGGTGTTACTACCTTTTTTATAGATGACAAGATCGATACTGGAGCAATGATCCTTAGTTCTGAAATAGAAATAGAGCCTACTGAAAACGCTGGACAGCTACACGACCGATTAATGCATTTAGGAAGCGAAACCGTTATTGAAACTTTACAAGCAATTGAAGCTGGAAATGTAACTACAATAATTCAGGAAGAATCTGCTGAAATCAAAACTGCATACAAGTTAAATAAAGAGAATTGCAAAATAGATTGGACAAAACCAGCATCAACAATTAATGATTTGATAAGAGGCTTGAGCCCTTATCCTGCTGCTTGGAGTTTCTTAAAAGATCAAAGTGATGAATTAAGCATCAAAATATACGAAGCAAAACCAATTTTGGAAGCACACAACCTCCCTATTGGCAGCTTAATTAGCACCAAAAAAGAGATTAAAATTGCGGTTAATGATGGTTATATTCAATTATTGAGTTTGCAATTGCCAGGTAAAAAAAGAATGACTGTTGCAGAATTGCTAAATGGAATCACTTTTTCTGACAACGCAAAAGTCTACTAACATCAACAAAATAAGGCTACTCACTAAATTTAGTGATGTTTTTAGGTAGCTTTATGAACAAAAAAAGCAAGTTATTAACAATTCAACCTAAAATTAAACAAAACGCTTGCAAGGAACGTATTTCCTACTAAATTTGTGTATTGACAATTTTTTTTAACCAACAATTAATAACTAATTATTATGAACAAATCAGAATTAATCGATGCTATTGCTGCTGATGCAGGAATTACAAAAGCTGCGGCAAAATTAGCTTTAGAATCATTTTTAGGAAACGTAGGTGCAACTTTGAAAAAAGGTGGAAGAGTATCATTGGTAGGTTTTGGATCATGGTCAGTTTCAGCTAGAGCGGCTAGAGATGGTAGAAACCCTCAAACTGGAAAAACTATTCAAATCGCTGCTAAGAATGTTGTGAAATTTAAAGCAGGTGCTGAATTAGAAAGT encodes:
- a CDS encoding AAA family ATPase, yielding MQKEIIVIIGGPGTGKSTIIDGLVADGYCCYPEISRQVTLEAQKEGIEQLFLEKPLLFSQKLLEGRIKQFENAQKEPAEVVFIDRGIPDVVAYMDYIGDNYPEHFKEACEVCKYSKIFLLPPWEEIYKSDGERYENFEQAETIYNHLVETYKKYDYELIEVPKDTVTNRILYILDKI
- a CDS encoding RecQ family ATP-dependent DNA helicase, with amino-acid sequence MQEALAILQKYWKHDSFRPLQNEIIDSVLNGQDTFALLPTGGGKSICFQVPSMMKEGICLVISPLVALMKDQVANLQKRDIKAIALTGGIHTEEIINLLDNCQFGNYKFLYLSPERLQSDWILDRVKNLPINFIAIDEAHCVSQWGHDFRPAYLKISELKKFFPKIPFLALTATATPRVIEDIKTELGLKDTKFFQQSFARENIAYMVFEVEDKLYRTEQILRKNPQPSIIYVRNRKSCLTISAQLESLGFKATYYHGGLSTKEKDKNMQLWMSENAQVIVATNAFGMGIDKPNVKTVIHTQLPENIENYYQESGRAGRNGEKSFSILLTSASDTANAENQFIQTLADKNFLKTMYVKLCNYFQIAYGEGIDEEFSFNLNRFCHKYDFPTLKTYNALQFLDRQAIITLSQGFSEKITMQFLIETKEVIRYVSLNPNDEEIILAILRTYPGIYEMKTPFNLQLIAKKSSSTEAQVHAVLQKLKEKEIIEYNSKNNDASILFNEIREDDLTINRVSKYLEKQNNLKKDQLKSVLDYVNEKGTCKSKLILDYFGEKITTDCGICSYCITKKVKKPNNSIAQDILDLLKTEELSSRDIQTRTNNTADDVVHALQELLEDNYIIIKPNNKYTLKS
- a CDS encoding HU family DNA-binding protein; this translates as MNKSELIDAIAADAGITKAAAKLALESFLGNVGATLKKGGRVSLVGFGSWSVSARAARDGRNPQTGKTIQIAAKNVVKFKAGAELESAVN
- the fmt gene encoding methionyl-tRNA formyltransferase, whose product is MEKLRIIFMGTPEFAVGILDTIIKNNYNVVGVITAADKPAGRGQKIKYSAVKEYALANSLPLLQPTNLKDEAFLAELKTLNANLQIVVAFRMLPKVVWEMPSLGTFNLHASLLPNYRGAAPINWAIINGETKTGVTTFFIDDKIDTGAMILSSEIEIEPTENAGQLHDRLMHLGSETVIETLQAIEAGNVTTIIQEESAEIKTAYKLNKENCKIDWTKPASTINDLIRGLSPYPAAWSFLKDQSDELSIKIYEAKPILEAHNLPIGSLISTKKEIKIAVNDGYIQLLSLQLPGKKRMTVAELLNGITFSDNAKVY